From Vanrija pseudolonga chromosome 1, complete sequence, a single genomic window includes:
- the GPX2 gene encoding Glutathione peroxidase-like peroxiredoxin 2, which yields MFSALKSAVGTLKSENIPDAVKGKSFYELKAVLPGKDKVLDFSTLKGKVVLIVNTASKCGFTPQYTGLEELYKEYHEQGLEVLGFPSNEFGGQEPGSDDDIASFCQVNHGVTFPLAKKSEVNGDNMNEVFAWLKAQPGGGGFGSTAIKWNFSKFLVSREGKLVGRYAPTTTPAALKSAIEDELKKA from the exons ATGTTCTCTGCACTCAAGTCCGCCGTCGGCACTCTCAAGTCTGAGAACAtccccgacgccgtcaaggGCAAGTCGTTCtacgagctcaaggccgtccTGCccggcaaggacaaggtccTCGACTTT TCGacgctcaagggcaaggttGTCCTCATCGTCAACACGGCGTCCAAGTG CGGCTTCACTCCCCAG TACACTGGACTCGAGGAGCTCTACAAGGAGTACCATGAGCagggcctcgaggtcctcggctTCCCCTCCAACGAGTTTGGTGGCCAGGAGCCTGgatccgacgacgacatcgcCTCCTTCTGCCAGGTCAACCACGGCGTGACTTTCCCTCTGGCCAAGAAG TCCGAGGTCAACGGCGACAACATGAACGAGGTCTTCGCCTGGCTCAAGGCCCAGCCcggaggcggcggcttcggcaGCACCGCCATCAAGTGG AACTTCTCCAAGTTCCTTGTCTCTcgcgagggcaagctcgtTGGCCGCTACGcgcccacgacgaccccGGCCGCGCTCAAGAGCGccatcgaggacgagctcaagaaggcaTAG
- the fmp521 gene encoding uncharacterized protein, producing the protein MAKEVAKRQPARPVPHTVHKHPEGTAAAHEERAPLPAVLLGAEDKVHEQDADGGRRQSDDEECQEEEAERVVSSVAKQAREHKVELDKRRAEGEDTANDSRRNRLEVPRDGRDLSWDRVDAHRVREATVLHAEEVACNGERQREQEPEQKDGEDGAERHGAGCLGKDKEQVEHADDRKRHNREQRGREDEVGLPGLTAEGRENARRDRKHEGDRYHADELGAVADHDREQHWAVGGTEHLAVDELPSIVLLNVLGKVDSVVAVDILGHCAVEDHGDHEGEEADNDERVDEREPVDLGVKDVKVAVPAEPPRNIALDKLDRNSFVCESDSLYGAFTKQFGVVSLLTIESTDRG; encoded by the exons ATGGCAAA GGAAGTTGCCAAACGACAGCCGGCTCGCCCAGTACCACACACCGTACACAAACATCCAGAAggcactgccgccgcccacgaggAACGCGCGCCACTGCCAGCGGTACTCCTCGGCGCAGAGGATAAAGTACACGAACAGGATGCTGACGGTGGCCGTCGTCagagtgacgacgaggaatGTCAGGAAGAGGAAGCCGAACGCGTAGTAAGCTCTGTTGCCAAACAGGCTCGAGAGCACAAAGTAGAGCTCGACaaacgccgcgccgaaggGGAGGATACCGCCAATGATAGCCGCAGGAACAGGCTGGAGGTACCACGGGATGGGCGGGATCTGTCTTGGGATCGAGTTGACGCGCACAGGGTGCGAGAAGCCACCGTGCTTCATGCCGAGGAAGTAGCCTGCaacggcgagcggcagcgagAGCAGGAACCAGAGCAGaaggatggcgaggatggtgCCGAACGGCATGGCGCCGGATGCCTTGGCAAAGACAAGGAACAGGTTGAGCATGCCGATGATCGTAAACGTCACAATAGGGAACAGCGTGGCCGTGAGGATGAGGTTGGGCTTCCAGGTCTCACCGCCGAGGGTCGTGAAAACGCGCGCAGAGAC CGCAAACACGAGGGTGACCGATACCATGCAGATGAGCTGGGCGCCGTTGCCGACCATGACCGAGAGCAGCATTGGGCGGTCGGGGGCACGGAACACCTCGCCGTGGACGAGCTTCCATCCATAGTCCTCCTGAAcgtcctcggcaaggtcgacaGCGTTGTAGCGGTGGATATCCTTGGACATTGTGCGGTAGAGGATCATGGCGACCATGAAGGTGAGGAAGCCGACAATGACGAGCGAGTTGATGAGAGAGAACCAGTGGATCTTGGGGTCAAAGACGTGAAGGTAGCTGTCCCAGCGGAGCCCCCAAGGAATATCGCTCTCGATAAACTCGACCGT AACTCGTTTGTTTGCGAGTCGGACAGCTTGTATGGCGCGTTCACAAAGCAGTTTGGCGTCGTCTCGCTCTTGACAATCGAGTCGACGGACCGGGGGTAG
- the rhp16 gene encoding ATP-dependent helicase rhp16: MSTPSTRRSTRSAKPPLPTPASTKRSSSAATTPGSSAAPSVDLGAITPISMSDMEEDLPVPASKRKASPLAPAAKRQAIEVAIPTPRGRSKLGVEKTDSADNLTLESSKVRTEPEPPSTGKRSTRARTQIVDIGSESEEDFKPTPSRAAKGKGKAPAKRKVESDDDFDVFANDTDEEEAQLRKALKASRSQEDIGASSSATPTTSRGSSAKPRGRKASAGRTLGGKATKGDAPLRAQMAKAAERRVKRENGVSTSTSPSGPSTAMSPESNFSPSEDEGSDSNLSSITLSDDDDDDMSEDSDGPSSRGKKSPAPKKSSKVSRAEKRKIEREIQNMPDHWTQEEREAEIERMRAEKEVVAKGERKLKKQLGRKLTQGEKNQVRLALYHPELVDCWGDLESNIEPIKPVPMEAHPSLKLTLLPFQKESLYWMKKQEEGVWRGGMLADEMGMGKTIQTIALLLSEPRRKPSLVVAPVVALMQWKHEIETHAEGFTTYLFHGSNRVKAAELKKYDVVLTSYGTLEAAFRRQQRGFKKNNLLIKEKSALHSFKWFRVVLDEAHNIKERSTNAAKAAFALDAEYRWCLSGTPLQNRVGELYSLVRFLGADPFSYYFCKKCDCKSLHWAFANRRHCDDCGHTPMAHVSLWNSEILTPIARYGIEEGGPGKTAFKKLKILLDRMMLRRTKLERADDLGLPPRTIVVRRDFFSPQEKELYMSLFTNAKRQFDTYLDSGTVLNNYSNIFSLITRMRQMACHPDLVLRAKKSALAVDVTEGTVCRICNDTAEDAIVSACKHVFDRECIRQYLEVTQLRGHRPECPVCHIEISIDLEQEAMDLGEETNKRANQGILSRLNVDNWRSSSKLEALVEELEKLRRKDCTTKSLVFSQFVSFLDLIAFRLQRAGFNICRLEGGMTPQQRDATIQHFMKNTQVTVFLISLKAGGVALNLTEASMVFMMDSWWNPSVEYQAMDRIHRLGQKRPVKVVKLVVEDSIEDQIVQLQQKKLAMTDAALSRDPDAALGKLTVEDLGFLFKL, encoded by the exons ATGAGCAcaccctcgacgcgtcgctcgacgcgctcagcAAAGCCGCCCCTCCCCACGCCAGCCTCCACCAAGCGCTCGTCATCGGCAGCCACAACTCCCGGCTCATCGGCCGCCCCCtcggtcgacctcggcgctaTCACGCCCATCAGCATGAGCGACATGGAGGAGGACTTGCCCGTCCCCGCCTCGAAGCGTAAAG CTTCCCCTCTGGCCCCGGCCGCAAAGCGCCAGGCGATCGAGGTCGCGATTCCTACCCCTCGCGGCCGCTCCAAGCTCGGTGTGGAGAAGACAGACAGTGCCGACAATCTCACGCTCGAGTCATCCAAGGTTAGGACCGAGCCTGAGCCACCAAGTACGGGCAAGCGCTCCACACGGGCGCGCACCCAGATCGTGGACATTGGATCCGAGTCAGAGGAAGACTTCAAGCCGACACCctcccgcgccgccaagggtAAGGGTAAGGCGCCGGCGAAGAGGAAGGTGGAGTCGGATGACGACTTTGACGTGTTCGCAAacgacaccgacgaggaggaggcgcagctgcgcaaggcgctcaaggcgtcCCGCTCCCAGGAGGACATTGGTGCATCgtcaagcgcgacgccgaccaccaGCCGCGGATCGTCGGCCAAGCCACGCGGAAGGAAGGCCAGCGCTGGCCGTACTCTCGGAGGGAAGGCGACCAAGGGCGATGCTCCTCTTCGTGCGCAGATGGCCAAAGCTGCTGAAC GCCGCGTGAAGCGCGAGAATGGAGTGTCCACGAGTACCTCCCCATCAGGCCCGTCAACAGCCATGTCCCCCGAGTCGAACTTCAGCCCCAGCGAAGATGAGGGATCCGACAGCAACCTCTCGTCCATCACActctcggacgacgacgacgacgacatgtcTGAGGACAGCGACGGCCCGAGCAGTCGCGGAAAGAAAAGCCCAGCTCCCAAGAAGTCTTCAAAGGTCTCGCGCGCAGAGAAGAGGAAGATTGAGCGCGAGATTCAAAACATGCCAGATCACTGGACACAGGAGGAAAGGgaggccgagatcgagcGCATGAGGGCGGAGAAGGAAGTTGTCGCCAAGGGAGAGAGGAAGCTCAAgaagcagctcggccgcaaGCTGACCCAAGGCGAGAAGAACCAGGTTCGCCTGGCGCTG TATcaccccgagctcgtcgactgTTGGGGCGACCTGGAATCCAACATCGAGCCCATCAAGCCTGTGCCGATGGAGGCGCACCCATCCCTCAAGCTCACACTTCTGCCCTTCCAGAAGGAAAGTCTCTACTGGATGAAGaagcaggaggagggtgtTTGGCGTGGCGGCATGCTGGCTGACGAGATGGGCATGGGCAAGAC CATTCAGACGATTGCCCTGCTCCTGTCGGAGCCCCGCCGCAAGCCGTCCCTTGTTGTTGCCCCTGTCGTCGCTCTGATGCAGTGGAAGCACGAGATTGAGACACACGCCGAAGGCTTCACCACGTACCTGTTCCACGGCTCCAATCGTGTGAAGGCGGCGGAGCTAAAGAAGTATGATGTG GTCCTCACATCGTACGGAACTCTTGAAGCTGCATTCCGCCGTCAACAGCGTGGGTTCAAGAAGAACAACCTCCTTATCAAGGAGAAGAGTGCCCTTCACTCGTTCAAGTGGTTCCGTGTGGTCCTGGACGAGGCCCATAACATTAAGGAGCGCTCAACCAATGCTGCCAAGGCGGCCTTTGCGCTGGATGCCGAGTACCGCTGGTGTCTGTCCGGCACCCCGCTTCAGAACCGTGTCGGTGAGCTGTACTCCCTCGTCCGtttcctcggcgcggacccCTTTAG TTACTATTTCTGCAAGAAGTGTGACTGCAAGTCCCTCCACTGGGCT TTTGCCAATAGACGCCACTGTGACGATTGCGGTCACACGCCAATGGCCCATGTGTCGCTGTGGAACTCTGAG ATTCTCACTCCGATTGCTCGCTACGGTATCGAGGAAGGTGGTCCTGGCAAGACGGCTTTCAAGAAGTTGAAGATTCTCCTCGACCGCATGATGCTTCG CCgcaccaagctcgagcgagccgacgacctcggcctcccccCTCGCACCATTGTGGTTCGCCGCGACTTCTTCTCGCCTCAGGAGAAGGAGCTGTACATGAGTCTATTCACAAATGCCAAGCGTCAATTCGACACATACCTCGACTCCGGTACTGTGCTCAACA ACTACTCGAACATTTTCTCTCTCATTACAAGGA TGCGTCAAATGGCGTGTCACCCCGACCTTGTCCTCCGCGCCAAGAAGAGCGCTCTTGCAGTGGACGTCACTGAGGGCACGGTTTGCCGCATCTGCAACGAcactgccgaggacgccatTGTTTCGGCCTGCAAGCACGTCTTTGACCGCGAGTGTATTAGACAGTACCTTGAGGTCACTCAGTTACGCGGTCACAGG ccGGAATGCCCAGTCTGCCACATCGAGATCTCCATCGATCTCGAGCAGGAGGCCATGGACTTAGGCGAAGAGACCAACAAGCGTGCCAACCAGGGTATTCTGTCCCGCCTCAATGTTGAT AACTGGCGTTCCTCATCCAAGCTGGAGGCGctggtcgaggagcttgagaAGCTCCGCCGCAAGGACTGCACTACCAAGTCCCTGGTCTT CTCGCAGTTTGTGTCTTTCCTTGACCTCATTGCCTTCCGCCTGCAGCGTGCGGGCTTCAAC ATCTGCCGTCTGGAGGGTGGCATGACTCCtcagcagcgcgacgcgaccATCCAGCACTTCA TGAAGAACACGCAAGTTACAGTGTTCCTCATCTCGCTCAAGGCGGGTGGTGTTGCCCTC AACCTTACCGAGGCTAGCATGGTGTTCATGATGGACTCATGG TGGAACCCGTCTGTCGAGTACCAGGCCATGGACCGTATCCACCGTCTCGGACAAAAGCGCCCCGTCAAGGTGGTTAAGCTGGTTGTTGAAGACTCGATCGAGGACCAGATtgtgcagctgcagcagaaGAAGCTGGCCATGACGGACGCGGCTCTGAGCCGAGACCCCGATGCTGCCCTCGGCAAGCTCACTGTGGAGGAT CTCGGCTTCCTGTTCAAGCTTTAA
- the RIB3 gene encoding 3,4-dihydroxy-2-butanone 4-phosphate synthase, producing MSAPTAVSNPPTAIPSPFKFDPVEDAIAAIQNGEFVVVMDDEDRENEGDLICAASKITEEGMAFFVRWTSGYICIPMLPERLAELRLPALTATTGSSEDPKGTAYHLTIDANGARHPVATGISAHDRSLAARLAASGAGPEEFTRPGHLVPLRYTPGGTRKRTGHTEASIDLCYLAGEPPVALLCELVHPTDPRGTMARRDDSWRFAREWGLKIISIEDLQAYVSSEKGAAVPSA from the exons ATGAGCGCCCCTACCGCCGTGTCCAACCCGCCCACGGCCATCCCTAGCCCGTTCAAGTTCGACcccgtcgaggacgcgatCGCGGCCATCCAGAACGGCGAgtttgtcgtcgtcatggacgacgaggaccgcgAGAACGAGGGCGACCTCATCTGCGCCGCGTCCAAGATCACCGAGGAGGGCATGGCCTTTTTCGTGCGCTGGACCAG CGGCTACATCTGCATCCCGATGCTGCCTGAGCGTCTGGCCGAGCTTCGCCTCCCCGCGCTcacggccacgacgggctcgagcgAGGACCCAAAGGGCACAGCGTACCACCTCACCATTgacgccaacggcgcgcgccaccCCGTCGCGACCGGCATCAGCGCGCACGACcggtcgctcgccgcccgtctCGCTGCCTCTGGCGCCGGCCCAGAAGAGTTCACCCGCCccggccacctcgtccccCTGCGGTATACGCCTGGCGGCACGCGCAAGCGCACGGGCCACACCGAGGCGTCGATTG aCCTGTGCTACCTTGCTGGCGAGCCccccgtcgcgctcctctgcgagctcgtccacccCACCGACCCCAGGGGCACCATGGCCCGACGTGACGACTCGTGGCGCTTTGCCCGGGAATGGGGCCTCAAGATCATCTCGATCGAGGACCTCCAGGCCTACGTCTCTAGTGAGAagggcgccgccgtcccctCCGCATGA
- the EMP70 gene encoding Transmembrane 9 superfamily member 1: protein MRNFAATALAVVLAASSTLSPVSAFYLPGSAPHDYKKGDKVDVFVNSLSPMLNATLKSLISLDYYDERFHFCRPEGEPVKQPESLGSILFGDRILSSPFNIKMLENQTCVPLCKSSVPQLDAVFINARIRENYGLNFIIDGLPSSEQKRDTKTGETFLDAQGFSLGDATKDVHHPELNNHYDIYIQYHKRGTEHFRVVGVMVYPRSVDSIVKSETTPNCFVNAPYKLSDSQTNEFYYTYTVEFIESDIPWGLRWDSYLHVFDPKIHWFSLINSLVIVGFLTFMVAMILYRTMSKDIHRYNAVDLAEDVQEDYGWKLVHGEVFRAPDRPMLLSVMVGNGAQLICMVSVTLVFALFGFLSPSSRGSLATVLLVCWTLMSGIAGYVSARVFTTLGGETWKPNLILTATLFPIVTFTIIGMLNLFLVFAKASGAMPFGTILAILLLWFLLSLPLAVAGYFLGMKHGGFSHPVRVNSIPRQIPPIPWYLQPVPAAIIGGILPFGAAFVELYFVLSSLFGNRAYYAFGFLFLTFLVVTLTTATVSILFVYFILCAEEYRWQWRAFLVGGGSAFWMFVYGVWYWASRLSFGNFPSVVLYFGYLFLFSLLNFLLGGSIGYISTYFAIRRLYHSIRVD, encoded by the exons ATGCGCAACTTTGCAGCCACGGCCCTGgcggtcgtcctcgccgcatCGTCGACATTATCTCCCGTGTCGGCATTCTACCTCCccggcagcgcgccgcacgACTACAAAAAGGGCGACAAGGTTGACGTGTTTGTCAACTCGCTCTCGCCCATGCTCAATGCGACCCTCAAGtcgctcatctcgctcgactACTATGACGAGCGCTTCCACTTCTGTCGCCCCGAAGGCGAACCAGTCAAGCAGCCAGAGTCGCTTGGCTCGATCCTCTTTGGCGACCGTATCCTGTCCAGTCCGTTCAACATCAAGATGCTCGAGAACCAGACCTGTGTCCCGCTGTGCAAGTCCTCGGTcccccagctcgacgccgtgttcATCAACGCGCGCATCCGTGAAAACTATGGTCTCAACTTTATCATCGACGGCctgccgtcgagcgagcaGAAGAGAGACACCAAGACTGGCGAGACGttcctcgacgcgcagggTTTCTCCCTTGGCGATGCTACCAAGGACGTGCACCACCCAGAGCTCAACAACCACTACGACATCTACATCCAGTACCACAAGCGTGGCACTGAGCATttccgtgtcgtcggcgtcatggtCTACCCCCGGTCCGTCGACTCGATTGTCAAGAGCGAGACGACGCCAAACTGCTTTGTGAACGCGCCATACAAGCTGTCCGACTCGCAAACAAACGAGTTCTACTACACGTACACGGTCGAGTTTATCGAGAGCGATATTCCTTGGGGGCTCCGCTGGGACAGCTACCTTCACGTCTTTGACCCCAAGATCCACTGGTTCTCTCTCATCAACTCGCTCGTCATTGTCGGCTTCCTCACCTTCATGGTCGCCATGATCCTCTACCGCACAATGTCCAAGGATATCCACCGCTACAACGCtgtcgaccttgccgaggacgTTCAGGAGGACTATGGATGGAAGCTCGTCCACGGCGAGGTGTTCCGTGCCCCCGACCGCCCAATGCTGCTCTCGGTCATGGTCGGCAACGGCGCCCAGCTCATCTGCATGGTATCGGTCACCCTCGTGTTTGCGCTGTTCGGCTTCCTTTCGCCCTCAAGCCGTGGATCGCTTGCAACTGTCCTCTTGGTGTGCTGGACCCTCATGAGCGGTATTGCGGGCTACGTCTCTGCGCGCGTTTTCACGACCCTCGGCGGTGAGACCTGGAAGCCCAACCTCATCCTCACGGCCACGCTGTTCCCTATTGTGACGTTTACGATCATCGGCATGCTCAACCTGTTCCTTGTCTTTGCCAAGGCATCCGGCGCCATGCCGTTCGGcaccatcctcgccatccttCTGCTCTGGTTCCTGCTctcgctgccgctcgccgttGCAGGCTACTTCCTCGGCATGAAGCACGGTGGCTTCTCGCACCCTGTGCGCGTCAACTCGATCCCAAGACAGATCCCGCCCATCCCGTGGTACCTCCAGCCTGTTCCTGCGGCTATCATTGGCGGTATCCTCCccttcggcgcggcgtttGTCGAGCTCTACTTTGTGCTCTCGAGCCTGTTTGGCAACAGAGCTTACTACGCGTTCGGCTTCCTCTTCCTGACattcctcgtcgtcactctGACGACGGCCACCGTCAGCATCCTGTTCGTGTACTTTATCCTCTGCGCCGAGGAGTACCGCTGGCAGTGGCGCGCGTTcctcgtgggcggcggcagtgccTTCTGGATGTTTGTGTACGGTGTGTGGTACTGGGCGAGCCGGCTGTCGTTTGGCAACTTCCCTTCCGTGGTGCTCTACTTTGGCTACCT CTTCCTCTTCTCCCTGCTCAACTTCCTGCTTGGCGGATCGATTGGTTACATCTCGACATACTTTGCCATCAGGCGGCTGTACCACTCGATCCGTGTGGACTAG
- the fmp521 gene encoding Protein fmp52-1, mitochondrial: protein MSPIALTLVGSTGLTGASALQHLLSSPTTFALTALSRRTDAHTPSNKGTSYTNRVVADLTTVAAAPEPLVASGGVYVTALGTTRAQAGGVKQQEAIDLDLNRDLATRAKKDGAATIIVVSSAGADANSYFAYPRIKGQLEEDVKGLGFERTVILRPATLLYSGDRAEKRTAEGWFVGLIKGARAIGLPTGALGIDIEDVGAAIAQLAANPPEGVSTLYDADLVKLAAEFRASQAAPEK, encoded by the exons ATGTCCCCCATCGCACTCACGCTGGTCGGCAGCACGGGCCTGACGGGCGCCAGCGCGCTGCAGCACCTGCTGTCGAGTCCGACGACCTTCGCGCTGACGGCGCTCTCGCGGCGCACCGACGCGCACACTCCGTCGAACAAGGGCACAAGCTACACCAACCGCGTCGTGGCCGACCTCACgaccgtcgcggccgcgcccgagccgctcgtcgccagcggcggcgtgtacgtcacggcgctcggcacgacgcgcgcgcaggccggcggcgtgaaGCAGCAGGAGGCTATCGACCTCGACTTGAACCGCGACCTCGCGACGCGTgccaagaaggacggcgcggcgacg aTCATCGTAgtctcctcggcgggcgcagACGCAAACTCGTACTTTGCCTACCCGCGCATCAagggccagctcgaggaggacgtcaAGGGCCTCGGGTTCGAGCGTACCGTCATTCTCCGTCCCGCGACGCTGCTGTACAGCGGAGACCG CGCCGAGAAACGTACCGCCGAAGGCTGGTTCGTCGGCCTCATcaagggcgcgcgcgctatCGGCCTCCCTACCGGtgcgctcggcatcgacaTTGAGGA cgtcggcgccgccattgcccagctcgcggccAACCCTCCCGAGGGCGTCTCGACCCTctacgacgccgacctcgtcaagctcgcggccgagttCCGCGCCTCGCAGGCCGCGCCCGAGAAGTAG
- the Wdr70 gene encoding WD repeat-containing protein 70 → MEGFDLPMSFGKKAKAPAKVKPQHTKREEPARPAIPPPREVPRAEPGPSRPAADAVAKADDSGDDDIGPKPPSPAAKRKAEDEDGDDSDESEYEEEADRTPVTHEIVLKDHTKLVSALAVEPSGARVATGSHDYDCKLWDFGGMDQRLRPFKSFEPNGSYFIHDLSYAPDGKHLLVVSGTFYPKVFDRDGGNELEFAKGDVYLRDMKVTKGHTAEINSGAWHPSDNDVFLTAANDSTLRIWEVSNRQKQKHVIVVRSKERGNKTHVTACAWSPDGKLIAGGCLDGALHIWRTNGNFARPDKSNEAAHAKNTETTAVAFSPDNTKLVSRGADDTIKLWDVKNLRQPLAVHKDEANVYSETGVAWSPDGKYVLIGTAVDPRKEDAIGEVLFLSATDLSVERRVPIAKGASVVRVVWHSRINQIFASLSNGAVYVLYSPHSSIHGALLPLAKMPRTKARDVSYTTADLTPVIYTPDAGGLGGPRLGMSAHQREKRAKKFKPTEPVHGVGKGGRIGASATAGFVAEMFASGARVGLEDPREALLKYATEEEKERKKYMADEAA, encoded by the exons ATGGAGGGATTCGACCTGCCTATGAGCTTTGGCAAAAAGGCCAAGGCGCCGGCCAAGGTCAAGCCGCAGCACACGAAGCGGGAAGAG CCTGCTCGCCCTGCTATCCCTCCTCCGCGCGAGGTGCCGCGGGCTGAGCCAGGACCATCACGGCcggctgccgacgccgtcgccaaggcggACGACTCGGGTGATGACGATATCGGCCCGAAGCCACCATCGCCGGCGGcgaagcgcaaggcggaggacgaagacggcgacgactcggacgaaagcgagtacgaggaggaggcggaccGGACACCGGTGACGCACGAGATTGTGCTGAAGGACCACACAAAG CTCGTATCCGCCCTCGCTGTCGAGccgtcgggcgcgcgcgtggcgaCCGGAAGCCACGACTACGACTGCAAACTGTGGGACTTTGGCGGCATGGACCAGCGGCTGCGGCCGTTCAAGAGCTTTGAGCCGAACGGGTCGTACTTTATCCACGACCTGAGCTATGCGCCGGACGGCAAGCACCTGCTCGTGGTGAGCGGCACGTTCTACCCCAAGGTGTTTGACCGggacggcggcaacgagctcGAGTTTGCAAAGGGCGACGTGTATCTGCGCGACATGAAGGTCACCAAGGGGCATACGGCCGAGATCAACTCTGGCGCCTGGCACCccagcgacaacgacgtgTTTCTCACTGCGGCGAACGACTCTACGCTGCGGATATGGGAGGTCAGCAACCGGCAGAAGCAGAAACATGTCATTGTTGTGCGGTCCAAGGAGCGCGGCAACAAGACGCATGTTACCGCGTGCGCGTGGAGCCCGGACGGCAAGCTGATTGCAGGAG GATGCCTCGACGGTGCGCTGCACATCTGGCGCACAAACGGCAACTTTGCGCGTCCCGACAAGAGCAACGAGGCTGCCCATGCCAAGAACacggagacgacggcggtggcctTCTCGCCCGACAACACCAAGCTCgtctcgcgcggcgcggacgacACTATCAAGC TGTGGGACGTCAAGAACCTTCGCCAGCCGCTCGCAGTGCATAAGGACGAGGCCAACGTTTACTCTGAGACTGGGGTCGCGTGGTCGCCTGACGGCAAGTACGTGCTCATCGGCACGGCGGTCGACCCGCGCAAGGAGGATGCAATTGGCGAGGTCCTCTTCCTGAGCGCGACCGACCTGAGCGTGGAGCGAAGGGTACCGATTGCGAAGGGTGCTTCCGTTGTGCGCGTCGTGTGGCACTCTCGCATCAACCAGATCTTTGCGTCCCTGTCCAACGGGGCAGTGTACGTGCTCTACTCGCCGCACTCGAGCATCCACGGCGCGCTCCTGCCGCTCGCCAAGATGCCGCGCaccaaggcgcgcgacgtgtcGTACACGACGGCGGACCTCACGCCGGTCATCTACACGCCCGACgcgggcgggctgggcggcccGCGGCTCGGCATGTCGGCGCACCagcgcgagaagcgcgcAAAGAAGTTCAAGCCCACCGAGCCGgtgcacggcgtcggcaagggcgggcggatcggcgcgtcggcaacCGCTGGGTTCGTGGCGGAGATGTTTGCgtccggcgcgcgcgtcggcctcgaagAT CcccgcgaggcgctcctcaagtatgccaccgaggaggagaaggagcggaAGAAGTACAtggcggacgaggcggcgtaG
- the fmp521 gene encoding uncharacterized protein yields the protein MLSATLVVLDVDVVVVVELWVVHVLGSIAKGETLRVEERLASLGVSLLLARRQAVDDKFSRMRALMNTASSWGTEDLHSGTQVWFSSILMLNGLDRIRSPKRIEPSDSGCLTGSPSGRQKWKRSS from the exons ATGCTCAGTGCCACGCTTGTGGTACTGGATGTAGATGTCGTAGTGGTTGTTGAGCTCTGGGTGGTGCACGTCCTTGGTAGCATCGCCAAGGGAGAAAccctgcgcgtcgaggaaCGTCTCGCCAGTCTTGGTGTCTCTCTTCtgctcgctcgacggcagGCCGTCGATGATAAA TTTTCACGGATGCGCGCGTTGATgaacacggcgtcgagctgggggACCGAGGACTTGCACAGCGGGACACAGGTCTGGTTCTCGAGCATCTTGATGTTGAACGGACTGGACAGGATACGGTCGCCAAAGAGGATCGAGCCAAGCGACTCTGGCTGCTTGACTGGTTCGCCTTCGGGGCGACAGAAGTGGAAGCGCTCGTCATAG